A single window of Motacilla alba alba isolate MOTALB_02 chromosome 12, Motacilla_alba_V1.0_pri, whole genome shotgun sequence DNA harbors:
- the RAB43 gene encoding ras-related protein Rab-43, whose product MPGVAALGAGPDPEESYDFLFKLVLIGDASVGKTCLVQRFKTGAFSERQGSTIGVDFTMKSLEIQGKRVKLQIWDTAGQERFRTITQSYYRSANGAILAYDISKRGSFLSIPRWIEDVRKYAGSNIVQLLIGNKSDLSDLREVQLEEAQSLAEHYDNIICAIETSAKDSSNVEEAFVKMATELMMRHGGPMFSEKNTDSIKLDSKDVVEGWGCGC is encoded by the exons ATGCCCGGAGTGGCCGCGCTGGGCGCCGGCCCCGACCCCGAGGAGAGCTACGACTTCCTCTTCAAGCTGGTGCTGATCGGCGACGCCAGCGTGGGCAAGACCTGCCTGGTGCAGCGCTTCAAGACCGGGGCCTTCTCCGAGCGCCAGGGCAGCACCATCGGCGTGGACTTCACCATGAAGAGCCTGGAAATCCAGGGCAAGCGGGTGAAG CTGCAGATCTGGGACACGGCGGGCCAGGAGCGCTTCAGGACCATCACGCAGAGCTACTACCGCAGCGCCAACGGCGCCATCCTGGCCTACGACATCAGCAAGAGGGGCTCCTTCCTGTCCATCCCTCGCTGGATCGAGGATGTCAGGAAGTACGCTGGCTCCAACATCGTGCAGTTACTGATTG GAAACAAATCTGACCTAAGTGACCTTAGAGAGGTTCAGCTGGAAGAAGCTCAGAGCCTGGCTGAACACTATGACAACATCATCTGTGCCATAGAGACCTCGGCGAAGGACTCCAGCAACGTGGAGGAGGCCTTTGTGAAGATGGCCACAGAGCTGATGATGAGGCATGGAGGGCCCATGTTCAGTGAGAAGAACACTGACAGCATCAAGCTTGACAGCAAAGACGTTGTGGAAGGCTGGGGGTGTGGTTGCTGA
- the GP9 gene encoding platelet glycoprotein IX isoform X1, with product MELLAVLGCALLLPMVLGEDCPSQCSCWSLGEPWGTGVDCSSRGLRALPALPRLTRSLHLHNNSLASIPAGALDSLGHLQELRLWDNPWHCDCHILYLKLWLQDFSAPALARLRCASPAPLRMKPLGQLTGNDLGVCARLLPTKCLQFFWRDLILIAGTVITLLLVAWALKFSKKLVCQLSLGSRRLRRSIPKTHKPRFENQPSLCQQLVSSTRCVAVPARW from the exons atggagctgctggccgtgctgggctgtgccctgctgctccccatggTCCTGGGGGAGGATTGTCcatcccagtgcagctgctggtCCCTGGGGGAGCCGTGGGGGACGGGGGTGGACTGCAGCTCGCGGGGGCTGCGcgccctgcccgccctgccccgccTGACGCGCAGCCTGCACCTGCACAACAACAGCCTGGCCTCCATCCCCGCCGGGGCCCTGGACAGCCTGGGCCACCTGCAGGAGCTGCGGCTGTGGGACAACCCCTGGCACTGTGACTGTCACATCCTGTACCtgaagctctggctgcaggatttctccGCGCCCGCGCTCGCCCGGCTCAGGTGCGCCAGCCCCGCTCCGCTGAGGATGAagcccctggggcagctgaCTGGGAACGATCTGGGTGTCTGTGCCAGGCTTCTCCCAACCAAGTGTCTCCAGTTCTTCTGGAGAGACCTCATTTTAATTGCGGGAACAGTAATTACCCTCCTTTTAGTGGCGTGGGCTCTGAAGTTCTCCAAAAAGCTGGTCTGCCAGCTCAGCCTCGGGAGCCGGCGGCTGAGGAGGAGCATCCCCAAAACCCACAAG CCACGCTTTGAGAATCAGCCCAGCCTTTGCCAGCAGCTGGTCAGCTCCACGCGGTGTGTGGCAGTCCCGGCTAGATGGTGA
- the GP9 gene encoding platelet glycoprotein IX isoform X2 → MELLAVLGCALLLPMVLGEDCPSQCSCWSLGEPWGTGVDCSSRGLRALPALPRLTRSLHLHNNSLASIPAGALDSLGHLQELRLWDNPWHCDCHILYLKLWLQDFSAPALARLRCASPAPLRMKPLGQLTGNDLGVCARLLPTKCLQFFWRDLILIAGTVITLLLVAWALKFSKKLVCQLSLGSRRLRRSIPKTHKLVLELG, encoded by the exons atggagctgctggccgtgctgggctgtgccctgctgctccccatggTCCTGGGGGAGGATTGTCcatcccagtgcagctgctggtCCCTGGGGGAGCCGTGGGGGACGGGGGTGGACTGCAGCTCGCGGGGGCTGCGcgccctgcccgccctgccccgccTGACGCGCAGCCTGCACCTGCACAACAACAGCCTGGCCTCCATCCCCGCCGGGGCCCTGGACAGCCTGGGCCACCTGCAGGAGCTGCGGCTGTGGGACAACCCCTGGCACTGTGACTGTCACATCCTGTACCtgaagctctggctgcaggatttctccGCGCCCGCGCTCGCCCGGCTCAGGTGCGCCAGCCCCGCTCCGCTGAGGATGAagcccctggggcagctgaCTGGGAACGATCTGGGTGTCTGTGCCAGGCTTCTCCCAACCAAGTGTCTCCAGTTCTTCTGGAGAGACCTCATTTTAATTGCGGGAACAGTAATTACCCTCCTTTTAGTGGCGTGGGCTCTGAAGTTCTCCAAAAAGCTGGTCTGCCAGCTCAGCCTCGGGAGCCGGCGGCTGAGGAGGAGCATCCCCAAAACCCACAAG CTTGTTTTGGAACTTGGCTGA
- the LOC119705946 gene encoding haloacid dehalogenase-like hydrolase domain-containing 5 isoform X2, with translation MRRALPPLRALLGAARPPRLPERRGTCGPSAGHSALSVLPSFGFLFDIDGVLVRGRTPIPAARTAFRKLVNPQGQFLVPVVFVTNAGNCLRQEKADQLSHLLGVPISQDQVMMSHSPLRMFKPYHEKCVLVSGQGPLLDIAQDLGFCQPITIDALREKRPLLDAVDHDRRPNVLSPSAVELPKIEAVVLFGEPVRWETSLQLIIDVLLTSGYPGNPYGQESYPHIPVLACNMDLMWVAEAQSPRFGHGTFMVCLENIYKKITGKDLKYEALMGKPSRLTYQYAEHLIRAQALQRSWEQPIQTLYAVGDNVMTDVYGANLFNRYLQESSRPGSRARLQAQAAAGRAPALLSRHHQPGLSWEKELAPAAAARCRSVLVCTGVYDPHCQVALPSRDSITEHVFHGHRDFSFDPALVEPDHIVPDVDAAVDLVFQLENFAPH, from the exons CTCAGCGTGCTGCCGTCCTTTGGATTCCTCTTTGACATTGATGGGGTGCTGGTGCGAGGCAGgacccccatccctgctgccagaaCAGCCTTTCGCAAGCTGGTCAACCCTCAGGGACAGTTCCTGGTGCCCGTGGTCTTTGTCACCAACGCTGGGAACTGCCTGCGCCAGGAAAAGGCTGACCAGCTGTCTCACCTGCTGGGGGTTCCA ATTTCCCAAGATCAAGTGATGATGTCACACAGTCCTCTGCGGATGTTCAAGCCTTATCATGAAAAATGTGTCCTGGTATCTGGACAAGGACCCCTTCTTGATATTGCTCAAga CCTTGGCTTCTGCCAGCCCATCACCATTGACGCCCTGCGGGAGAAACGCCCTCTGCTCGATGCAGTTGACCATGACAGGAGACCCAATGTCCTG TCCCCATCTGCTGTGGAGCTTCCCAAGATTGAGG ctgtggtGCTGTTTGGGGAGCCAGTCAGATGGGAAACCAGCCTGCAGCTGATAATTGATGTTTTGCTGACCAGTGGCTATCCTGGAAATCCCTATGGGCAGGAAAGCTACCCTCACATTCCCGTGCTGGCCTGTAACATGGACCTGATGTGGGTGGCTGAGGCACAGTCCCCAAG GTTTGGGCATGGAACGTTCATGGTTTGTCTGGAAAACATTTACAAGAAGATCACTGGCAAAGACCTGAAGTACGAGGCGCTGATGGGCAAACCCAGCAGGCTGACGTACCAGTACGCAGAGCACCTGATCCGGGcccaggccctgcagaggagctgggagcagcccatCCAAACCCTCTATGCTGTGGG GGACAACGTGATGACGGATGTGTACGGAGCTAACCTGTTCAACCGCTACCTGCAGGAGAGCTCCCGGCCCGGCTCCAGAGCCCGCCTCCAGGCCCAGGCTGCTGCGGgcagagcccctgccctgctctcccgGCACCACCAGCCTGGCctcagctgggagaaggagctggcGCCCGCAGCTGCTGCCCGCTGCAGGTCTGTGCTGGTCTGCACCGGGGTGTACGACCCCCACTgccaggtggccctgcccagcagggacagcatcaCGGAGCACGTGTTCCACGGGCACAGGGATTTCAGCTTCGACCCTGCCTTGGTGGAGCCAGACCACATTGTGCCAGATGTGGATGCTGCTGTAGACCTGGTCTTCCAGCTGGAGAACTTTGCACCTCATTGA